Proteins encoded in a region of the Gaiellales bacterium genome:
- a CDS encoding acetyl-CoA C-acetyltransferase, with product MPRTVVLGTARTPFARLGGGLASLSAPKLGIAAGSAALERSGVEPGDIGYVVMGQVLQAGAGQIPSRQVSVGVGLGPGVGSETINKVCASGMRAATLADVLIRAGEHDVILAGGMESMSNAPYLLEKGRFGYTFGDGTLVDSMTSDGLTCTFDGLIMAEQNSKVAAEVGITREQQDAWALRSHERAVGAIDAGRFADEIVPVTIPGRRGDTVVDTDEGPRRDTSAERLASLPPVFTKDGSTTAGNAPGVNDGAAALVLASEDWARERGLEPLAVIRSSGYVADDFAYLVRTPAAATKVALEKAGLSVSDIDLLEVNEAFCSVALNTVNLLGIDPDRVNVNGGAVALGHPIGASGARLLGTVIHELRRRGGGIGVAAICSGAAQGDATVLEVPAA from the coding sequence TTGCCGCGCACAGTCGTCCTCGGCACCGCCCGCACGCCCTTCGCCAGGCTCGGCGGAGGCCTGGCTTCGCTGTCCGCGCCCAAGCTCGGCATCGCCGCCGGGTCGGCGGCGCTCGAGCGCTCCGGCGTCGAGCCGGGAGACATCGGCTACGTCGTCATGGGCCAGGTGCTCCAGGCCGGGGCCGGGCAGATCCCGTCGCGCCAGGTGTCGGTCGGGGTCGGGCTCGGGCCGGGCGTCGGCTCCGAGACGATCAACAAGGTGTGCGCCTCGGGCATGCGCGCCGCCACGCTGGCCGACGTCCTCATCCGCGCCGGCGAGCACGACGTCATCCTGGCCGGCGGGATGGAGAGCATGTCGAACGCGCCCTACCTGCTCGAGAAGGGCCGCTTCGGCTACACGTTCGGCGACGGCACGCTCGTCGACTCGATGACCTCCGACGGGCTCACGTGCACCTTCGACGGGCTGATCATGGCCGAGCAGAACTCGAAGGTGGCGGCCGAGGTCGGCATCACCCGCGAGCAGCAGGACGCGTGGGCGCTGCGCAGCCACGAGCGCGCCGTCGGGGCCATCGACGCCGGTCGGTTCGCCGACGAGATCGTGCCCGTGACCATCCCGGGCCGCCGCGGGGACACGGTCGTCGACACGGACGAGGGGCCCCGCCGGGACACGTCCGCCGAGCGGCTGGCGTCCCTGCCGCCGGTCTTCACGAAGGACGGCTCGACGACGGCCGGGAACGCTCCGGGCGTGAACGACGGCGCTGCCGCGCTCGTGCTCGCGTCCGAGGACTGGGCCCGCGAGCGGGGCCTCGAGCCGCTCGCCGTCATCCGCTCGTCCGGGTACGTGGCCGACGACTTCGCCTACCTCGTGCGCACGCCCGCCGCGGCCACGAAGGTGGCGCTCGAGAAGGCCGGGCTGTCGGTGTCCGACATCGACCTGCTCGAGGTGAACGAGGCTTTCTGCTCGGTCGCGCTGAACACCGTGAACCTGCTCGGGATCGACCCCGACCGCGTGAACGTGAACGGCGGCGCGGTCGCGCTCGGCCATCCCATCGGCGCGTCCGGCGCCCGCCTGCTCGGCACGGTCATCCACGAGCTGCGCCGCCGCGGCGGCGGGATCGGCGTCGCCGCGATCTGCTCGGGCGCAGCCCAGGGCGACGCGACGGTGCTCGAGGTGCCGGCCGCGTGA
- a CDS encoding carboxypeptidase-like regulatory domain-containing protein, translating to MHVRSKAPLALALVAALALSACGQATGGGDSSVPARGSVTGTVVQSNDEHAQGGTTIPGVRVGLYLQPVHAGGPIAADPPQPIRVVTTDAQGHFRFAGLRPGKRYFIFAVGAHGMTVGHWTTPGHSVKLVACRTCAMPL from the coding sequence ATGCACGTTCGTTCGAAAGCCCCGCTTGCGCTCGCGCTCGTCGCAGCGCTGGCCCTGTCGGCCTGCGGCCAGGCGACCGGCGGCGGCGACTCGAGTGTCCCGGCCAGGGGCTCGGTCACCGGCACCGTCGTCCAGAGCAACGACGAGCACGCCCAGGGCGGCACGACCATTCCGGGCGTCAGGGTCGGCCTCTACCTGCAGCCCGTGCACGCCGGCGGGCCGATCGCGGCCGATCCGCCGCAGCCGATCAGGGTCGTCACCACCGACGCGCAGGGCCACTTCCGGTTCGCCGGCCTGCGCCCGGGCAAGCGCTACTTCATCTTCGCGGTCGGCGCCCACGGCATGACGGTCGGCCACTGGACGACGCCGGGCCACTCGGTCAAGCTCGTGGCCTGCCGCACCTGCGCGATGCCGCTTTAG
- a CDS encoding methyltransferase domain-containing protein, with amino-acid sequence MATDVVAAGAELDAHWYQTFFDEHWLTISSQTHSPEKSAAEVEFLVEELGLQSGQTVLDLPCGHGRHSIEFARRGLRVVGVDLNEEPLEKAYWAAREAGVKVDLRRVDMREIEFREEFDAVFNLWTSFGYFENETEDRLVLDRAFRALRPGGAFVLETVNLYAVLRRFEPRSWHELGDGRMLLEERSFDPFTARMTSGWTLIEPTGERVEMAFATRAYTLVELVRMLASVGFEVERAFGDYQGSDYAIDSRRMIVVARRPGR; translated from the coding sequence ATGGCAACTGACGTCGTCGCAGCAGGTGCAGAGCTGGACGCGCACTGGTATCAGACGTTCTTCGACGAGCACTGGCTCACGATCTCGAGCCAGACCCATTCGCCCGAGAAGAGCGCCGCGGAGGTCGAGTTCCTGGTCGAGGAGCTCGGGTTGCAGTCGGGCCAGACCGTCCTCGACCTGCCCTGTGGCCACGGCCGCCACAGCATCGAGTTCGCCCGCCGCGGCCTGCGCGTCGTCGGTGTCGACCTGAACGAGGAGCCGCTCGAGAAGGCCTACTGGGCCGCGCGCGAGGCGGGCGTCAAGGTCGACCTGCGCCGGGTGGACATGCGCGAGATCGAGTTCCGGGAGGAGTTCGACGCCGTCTTCAACCTGTGGACGTCGTTCGGCTACTTCGAGAACGAGACGGAGGACCGGCTCGTGCTCGACCGGGCGTTCCGGGCGCTTCGGCCCGGCGGCGCATTCGTGCTCGAGACGGTCAACCTGTACGCCGTCCTGCGCCGCTTCGAGCCGCGCTCGTGGCATGAGCTCGGCGACGGCCGGATGCTGCTCGAGGAGCGCTCGTTCGACCCCTTCACCGCCCGGATGACGTCCGGGTGGACGCTGATCGAGCCGACCGGCGAGCGGGTCGAGATGGCGTTCGCGACCCGCGCCTACACCCTGGTCGAGCTCGTGCGCATGCTGGCGTCGGTCGGGTTCGAGGTCGAGCGCGCGTTCGGCGACTACCAGGGATCGGACTACGCGATCGACAGCCGCCGGATGATCGTGGTCGCCCGCCGCCCGGGCCGGTGA
- a CDS encoding MFS transporter has product MALQIRDRLDVGVAGFGAVYAAVSLGSAIALIPAGMLVDRLGARGVLVIGGVVNGLGTLAAATLTSPFAFSAALLVAGIGGSAVPVAGMSALMRAFAPEKRGSVMGWRQLAVPLGGTIGAIMLPLLADRGGVPLAMAACAGAVTVTSVAFGLLVEHPRAEGAGEARGALRSVFRVPGIRPALTVAFVYIIGLTAVLTYYIPAVQAEGLTRSQAAIGFTLVNIVAGLSRPIWGRRADRGGGTRRTRTLRETGIVGAAAAVVMLPALHAGVVPALVTTAVLAFGVFGFNGLVYLLVGELAGQARSGVAVGVASTVIFGAGAIVAPVAGLAVENLGYGALWAMTAAAGAGGAFIAWRWLPAPGRTAPAGGKRLAGAPGCPNP; this is encoded by the coding sequence ATCGCCCTCCAGATCCGCGACCGGCTCGACGTCGGCGTCGCCGGCTTCGGGGCCGTGTACGCCGCCGTCAGCCTTGGATCTGCGATCGCGCTCATCCCCGCGGGGATGCTGGTCGACCGGCTGGGCGCCCGCGGGGTGCTCGTGATCGGCGGCGTCGTGAACGGCCTGGGGACGCTGGCCGCCGCGACGCTCACGAGCCCGTTCGCCTTCTCGGCAGCGCTGCTCGTGGCCGGGATCGGCGGCTCGGCGGTGCCCGTCGCCGGGATGTCCGCGCTCATGCGCGCGTTCGCGCCCGAGAAGCGCGGATCGGTGATGGGCTGGAGGCAGCTGGCGGTGCCGCTCGGAGGCACGATCGGCGCGATCATGCTGCCGCTCCTGGCCGACCGGGGCGGCGTCCCGCTCGCGATGGCGGCCTGTGCGGGCGCCGTGACGGTCACGTCGGTCGCCTTCGGCCTGCTGGTCGAGCACCCGCGCGCGGAGGGCGCAGGCGAGGCCCGCGGCGCCCTGCGCAGCGTCTTCCGCGTTCCCGGCATCCGGCCCGCCCTGACGGTCGCCTTCGTCTACATCATCGGCCTGACCGCGGTGCTCACGTACTACATCCCGGCGGTGCAGGCCGAGGGCCTCACCCGCTCCCAGGCCGCGATCGGCTTCACGCTCGTGAACATCGTCGCCGGGCTCTCGCGGCCGATATGGGGCCGGCGAGCCGACCGCGGTGGCGGCACCCGGCGCACCCGCACCCTGCGCGAGACCGGCATCGTCGGCGCCGCCGCGGCCGTCGTCATGCTGCCCGCCCTGCACGCGGGCGTCGTCCCCGCGCTCGTGACGACGGCGGTGCTCGCCTTCGGCGTCTTCGGCTTCAACGGCCTCGTGTACCTGCTCGTCGGCGAGCTGGCCGGGCAGGCCCGCTCCGGCGTCGCCGTCGGGGTCGCCTCGACCGTGATCTTCGGGGCCGGCGCGATCGTCGCGCCCGTCGCCGGCCTGGCCGTCGAGAACCTCGGCTACGGCGCGCTCTGGGCGATGACGGCGGCCGCCGGCGCGGGCGGCGCGTTCATCGCGTGGCGCTGGCTGCCGGCCCCGGGCCGGACGGCGCCGGCAGGCGGCAAGCGGCTCGCAGGCGCTCCCGGCTGCCCGAACCCCTAA
- a CDS encoding 3-hydroxyacyl-CoA dehydrogenase NAD-binding domain-containing protein: MSERICVVGAGQMGAGIAQVAAVAGYEVTLVDVSRDQLDRARSGIERSLAKLVEKGSVEAGAAEAAGARITAANEPVEADLAIEAATEDVALKERIFQSLDEAAGEGAILASNTSSIPITRLAAVTSRPERVVGMHFMNPVPLMPLVELIRGIDTADETAAYVRAAAERMGKTVAEAHDHPGFISNRILVPMINEAVYCLMEGVGDRDSIDTVMRLGMNHPMGPLRLADLIGLDTCLAIMEVLHHGLGDDKYRPCPLLRSYVQAGRLGRKSGRGFYDYGN; encoded by the coding sequence GTGAGCGAGCGGATCTGCGTCGTCGGGGCGGGCCAGATGGGCGCCGGCATCGCCCAGGTGGCGGCCGTCGCCGGGTACGAGGTCACGCTCGTCGATGTCTCCCGCGACCAGCTCGACCGCGCCCGCAGCGGCATCGAGCGCTCGCTGGCCAAGCTGGTCGAGAAGGGCAGCGTCGAGGCCGGCGCCGCCGAGGCGGCCGGCGCCCGGATCACCGCGGCGAACGAGCCGGTCGAGGCCGACCTGGCCATCGAGGCCGCCACCGAGGACGTCGCCCTGAAGGAGCGGATCTTCCAATCGCTCGACGAGGCGGCCGGCGAGGGCGCGATCCTGGCCAGCAACACGAGCTCGATCCCGATCACGCGGCTGGCCGCGGTCACCTCGCGCCCGGAGCGTGTCGTCGGCATGCACTTCATGAACCCGGTGCCGCTGATGCCCCTGGTCGAGCTGATCCGCGGCATCGACACCGCCGACGAGACGGCCGCCTACGTCCGCGCCGCCGCCGAGCGCATGGGGAAGACGGTGGCCGAGGCCCACGACCACCCCGGCTTCATCTCCAACCGCATCCTGGTGCCGATGATCAACGAGGCCGTCTACTGCCTGATGGAAGGCGTCGGCGACCGCGACTCGATCGACACCGTCATGCGGCTCGGGATGAACCATCCCATGGGGCCGCTGCGCCTCGCCGACCTGATCGGTCTGGACACCTGCCTCGCGATCATGGAGGTGCTGCACCACGGTCTCGGCGATGACAAGTACCGGCCGTGCCCACTTCTGCGAAGCTATGTCCAGGCAGGCCGGCTGGGTCGCAAGAGCGGAAGGGGCTTCTACGACTATGGCAACTGA